In a single window of the Gemmatimonadaceae bacterium genome:
- the queD gene encoding 6-carboxytetrahydropterin synthase QueD, whose amino-acid sequence MEIFKEFGFEAAHRLPNVPPGHKCFRLHGHSFRCEVHVSGPLDPTLGWVLDFAEIKTAVKPIVDQLDHRYLNEIEGLENPTSENLAIWIWDRLRPSLPGLSRIVIRETCTSGCSYTGPGG is encoded by the coding sequence ATGGAGATCTTCAAGGAGTTCGGCTTCGAGGCAGCGCACCGGCTGCCGAACGTGCCCCCGGGGCACAAATGCTTCCGGCTGCACGGCCACTCGTTTCGCTGCGAGGTTCACGTCAGCGGACCGCTCGATCCCACGCTCGGCTGGGTACTCGACTTCGCCGAGATCAAGACGGCGGTGAAGCCGATCGTCGACCAGCTCGATCATCGCTACCTGAACGAGATCGAGGGGCTGGAGAATCCCACGTCGGAGAATCTGGCGATCTGGATCTGGGACCGGCTGCGCCCGTCGCTCCCGGGGCTCTCGCGCATCGTGATCCGCGAGACATGCACATCGGGGTGCTCGTATACCGGCCCGGGGGGATAG